One segment of Echeneis naucrates chromosome 15, fEcheNa1.1, whole genome shotgun sequence DNA contains the following:
- the LOC115054976 gene encoding vinculin-like isoform X5 — protein MPVFHTKTIESILEPVAQQISHLVIMHEEGEVDGKAIPDLTVPVAAVQAAVSNLVRVGKETVQTTEDQVMKRDMPPAFIKVENSSSKLVQAAQMLKADPYSVPARDYLIDGSRGILSGTSDLLLTFDEAEVRKIIRVCKGILEYLAVAEVVETMEDLITYTKNLGPGMTKMSKMIEERQQELTHQEHRQMLISSMNTVKELLPVLISAIKIFVATKSSRGAGVEEAERNRRFTFEKLSAEINEIIRVLQLTTWDEDAWANKDMEALKRSLALIESKMAQAKSWLKDPHGQPGDAGEVALRVILDEAAKMGELCAGKERKDILATTKALGQMTDQIADLRARGQGTSPGCVQRAGQCSQGLDLLFGKVDSAARRLEALISAKQAIARRLDAAQAWLADPNGGPEGEENIRALLAEAKRIADLCEDPKERDDILRSISEIAGLTARLVELRKQGKGDSPEARALAKQIGAALLTLQSKTNRAVANMRPAKPAVTLEGKMEQALRWVNNPGVDDRGVGQAAIRGMVGEGRRLAGGLLGPYRQDMIGRCDRTEALMVSLADMAGRGEAEAPHARAAAAQLQGSLKDLRQHMQEVMTQEVSDVFSDTTTPIKLLAVAATAPHDAPNRQEVFEERAGNFEAHAGRLGATAEKAAAVGTANKSTVEGIHAAVKHARELTPQVTSAARILLKNPGNKAAYEHFDTMKNQWIDNVERLTGLVDEAIDTKSLLDASEEAIKKDIDKCRVAMANVQPQMLVAGATSIARRANRVLLVAKREMENSEDPRFRDTVKHVSDILSHTISPMVMDAKAVAGNIQDKALQKAYLDSCLRILAAVGKVREAFQPQEPDFPPPPPDLDQLHVSDEQAPPKPPLPEGEVPPPRPPPPEEKDEEFPEQKAGEVLSEPMMVAARQLHDEARKWSSKVSPHKHTEIEAVEEREVDDEDEFTDGEDDYEPELLMMPSNQPVNQPMLAAAQSLHQEARKWSSKGNDIIAAAKRMALLMAEMSRLVRGGSGNKRALIQCAKDIAKASDEVTRLAKEVAKQCTDRRIRTNLLQVCERIPTISTQLKILSTVKATMLGRTNISEEESEQATEMLVHNAQNLMQSVKETVREAEAASIKIRTDAGFTLRWVRKTPWYQ, from the exons GTGGGGAAGGAAACAGTTCAAACCACCGAAGACCAGGTGATGAAGAGAGACATGCCGCCTGCGTTCATTAA GGTGGAGAACTCGTCCTCCAAACTCGTCCAGGCTGCTCAGATGCTAAAGGCAGATCCATACTCTGTTCCTGCACGAGATTATCTGATTGACGGGTCCAGAGGGATACTATCTGGAACGTCTGACCTGCTCCTTACCTTTGATGAGGCAGAG GTTCGTAAAATAATCCGTGTGTGTAAAGGTATCCTGGAGTACCTGGCTGTAGCTGAAGTGGTGGAGACCATGGAGGATCTCATCACTTACACCAAGAACCTGGGACCAG GGATGaccaaaatgtcaaagatgATTGAGGAAAGGCAGCAGGAGCTGACACACCAAGAACACAGACAGATGCTAATCAGCTCGATGAACACCgtcaaagagctgctgcctgTTCTTATAtcag CAATAAAGATTTTTGTAGCAACCAAGAGCAGTCGTGGTGCTGGTGTTGAGGAAGCGGAGAGGAACAGAAGATTCACCTTTGAGAAGTTGAGCGCTGAAATCAATGAGATTATAAGAGTCTTACAGCTAACCACGTGGGATGAAGATGCGTGGGCCAATAAG GATATGGAGGCTTTGAAGAGATCTCTGGCGTTGATTGAGTCAAAGATGGCACAGGCCAAAAGTTGGCTCAAAGATCCTCATGGACAGCCAG GAGACGCTGGTGAAGTTGCCTTGCGTGTGATACTGGATGAAGCTGCTAAGATGGGAGAGCTGTGTGctgggaaggagaggaaagataTACTGGCAACCACAAAGGCTCTGGGGCAAATGACTGACCAGATTGCAGATCTACGAGCCAG AGGGCAGGGCACGTCGCCAGGGTGTGTGCAGCGCGCAGGCCAGTGCTCACAGGGCTTAGATTTGCTATTTGGCAAAGTGGACAGTGCTGCCCGCAGACTGGAGGCTTTAATCAGTGCCAAGCAGGCGATTGCCAGGAGGCTGGACGCTGCACAG GCCTGGCTGGCTGATCCTAACGGTGGTCCCGAGGGGGAGGAGAACATCAGAGCACTGCTAGCAGAGGCCAAACGCATTGCTGATCTGTGTGAAGACCCCAAAGAGAGGGATGACATACTACGCTCCATTAGTGAGATTGCAGGACTCACCGCCAGACTTGTGGAACTACGCAAACA AGGTAAAGGTGACAGCCCAGAGGCCCGTGCACTGGCGAAGCAGATTGGGGCGGCACTGCTTACACTGCAGTCCAAAACCAACCGGGCCGTCGCCAACATGAGGCCGGCCAAGCCTGCAGTCACGCTGGAGGGCAAGATGGAACAGGCTCTCCGCTGGGTGAACAACCCGGGAGTGGACGACAGAGGGGTCG GCCAGGCAGCCATCAGAGGAATGGTCGGAGAAGGCAGAAGGCTGGCGGGAGGCTTGTTAGGCCCGTATCGACAGGACATGATTGGACGCTGTGACCGAACAGAGGCCCTAATGGTATCTTTGGCAGACATGGCTGGTAGGGGAGAGGCTGAGGCTCCTCACGCacgagctgcagctgcacagctACAGGGCAGCCTAAAG GACCTGAGGCAGCACATGCAGGAGGTGATGACCCAGGAAGTATCTGATGTCTTCAGTGACACTACCACCCCCATCAAACTCTTGGCTGTGGCTGCAACTGCTCCTCATGATGCTCCcaacagacaggag GTATTTGAAGAGCGCGCAGGGAACTTTGAGGCCCACGCTGGTCGGCTGGGGGCGACAGCAGAgaaggctgctgctgtgggaaCAGCCAATAAGAGCACAGTGGAGGGGATCCATGCCGCTGTGAAACATGCCAGGGAGCTCACACCACAG GTCACCTCTGCTGCACGGATCTTGTTGAAGAATCCTGGTAACAAAGCAGCATATGAGCACTTTGACACCATGAAGAACCAGTGGATTGATAATGTGGAGAGACTCACTG GTTTGGTCGACGAGGCCATTGACACCAAATCTCTGTTAGATGCTTCTGAGGAAGCTATAAAGAAAGACATAGACAAGTGCAGAGTTGCCATGGCGAATGTTCAGCCCCAGATGCTTGTTGCTGGGGCAACAAGCATAGCAAGACGAGCTAATCGAGTCCTGTTGGTGGCTAAGAGGGAAATGGAGAACTCTGAAGATCCACGATTCAGAGACACCGTAAAACATGTGTCAGATATTCTCTCACACACCATCTCACCCATGGTGATGGATGCCAAGGCCGTGGCTGGGAACATACAAGATAAAG CTTTGCAAAAGGCCTACTTGGACTCATGTCTGAGGATCCTGGCTGCAGTCGGAAAAGTTAGAGAAGCTTTCCAACCTCAGGAACCCGACTTCCCACCTCCGCCTCCTGACCTGGACCAGCTCCAT gtCAGTGATGAGCAGGCACCACCCAAGCCCCCTTTGCCAGAGGGTGAGGTGCCCCCGCCCCGGCCCCCACCCCCAGAGGAGAAGGATGAGGAGTTCCCAGAGCAGAAGGCCGGGGAGGTGCTGAGCGAGCCCATGATGGTGGCAGCCAGGCAGCTCCACGATGAGGCACGCAAGTGGTCCAGTAAGGTTAGtccgcacaaacacacagaaata gaggcagtagaggagagggaggtagatgatgaagatgagttTACTGATGGTGAGGATGACTATGAGCCAGAACTGCTGATGATGCCCTCCAACCAGCCTGTCAATCAACCCATGTTGGCAGCTGCCCAGTCTCTCCACCAGGAGGCGCGCAAGTGGTCCAGCAAG GGTAACGACATCATTGCAGCAGCCAAGCGGATGGCTCTGCTGATGGCAGAAATGTCTCGGCTGGTGCGCGGTGGAAGCGGGAACAAACgagctctgatccagtgtgcTAAGGACATCGCCAAGGCCTCAGATGAGGTGACAAGACTGGCCAAAGAGGTGGCAAAGCAGTGTACCGACAGACGTATCAGGACTAATCTGCTGCAG GTGTGCGAGCGCATCCCAACCATCAGCACTCAGCTGAAGATCCTTTCCACTGTGAAAGCCACCATGCTGGGACGAACAAACATCAGTGAGGAGGAGTCTGAGCAG GCCACAGAGATGTTGGTCCATAACGCCCAGAATCTGATGCAGTCAGTGAAGGAGACCGTcagagaagcagaagcagcCTCCATCAAGATCCGCACAGACGCAGGATTCACCCTTCGCTGGGTGCGTAAGACCCCCTGGTACCAGTAA
- the LOC115054976 gene encoding vinculin-like isoform X7 encodes MPVFHTKTIESILEPVAQQISHLVIMHEEGEVDGKAIPDLTVPVAAVQAAVSNLVRVGKETVQTTEDQVMKRDMPPAFIKVENSSSKLVQAAQMLKADPYSVPARDYLIDGSRGILSGTSDLLLTFDEAEVRKIIRVCKGILEYLAVAEVVETMEDLITYTKNLGPGMTKMSKMIEERQQELTHQEHRQMLISSMNTVKELLPVLISAIKIFVATKSSRGAGVEEAERNRRFTFEKLSAEINEIIRVLQLTTWDEDAWANKKDMEALKRSLALIESKMAQAKSWLKDPHGQPGDAGEVALRVILDEAAKMGELCAGKERKDILATTKALGQMTDQIADLRARGQGTSPGCVQRAGQCSQGLDLLFGKVDSAARRLEALISAKQAIARRLDAAQAWLADPNGGPEGEENIRALLAEAKRIADLCEDPKERDDILRSISEIAGLTARLVELRKQGKGDSPEARALAKQIGAALLTLQSKTNRAVANMRPAKPAVTLEGKMEQALRWVNNPGVDDRGVGQAAIRGMVGEGRRLAGGLLGPYRQDMIGRCDRTEALMVSLADMAGRGEAEAPHARAAAAQLQGSLKDLRQHMQEVMTQEVSDVFSDTTTPIKLLAVAATAPHDAPNRQEVFEERAGNFEAHAGRLGATAEKAAAVGTANKSTVEGIHAAVKHARELTPQVTSAARILLKNPGNKAAYEHFDTMKNQWIDNVERLTGLVDEAIDTKSLLDASEEAIKKDIDKCRVAMANVQPQMLVAGATSIARRANRVLLVAKREMENSEDPRFRDTVKHVSDILSHTISPMVMDAKAVAGNIQDKALQKAYLDSCLRILAAVGKVREAFQPQEPDFPPPPPDLDQLHVSDEQAPPKPPLPEGEVPPPRPPPPEEKDEEFPEQKAGEVLSEPMMVAARQLHDEARKWSSKGNDIIAAAKRMALLMAEMSRLVRGGSGNKRALIQCAKDIAKASDEVTRLAKEVAKQCTDRRIRTNLLQVCERIPTISTQLKILSTVKATMLGRTNISEEESEQATEMLVHNAQNLMQSVKETVREAEAASIKIRTDAGFTLRWVRKTPWYQ; translated from the exons GTGGGGAAGGAAACAGTTCAAACCACCGAAGACCAGGTGATGAAGAGAGACATGCCGCCTGCGTTCATTAA GGTGGAGAACTCGTCCTCCAAACTCGTCCAGGCTGCTCAGATGCTAAAGGCAGATCCATACTCTGTTCCTGCACGAGATTATCTGATTGACGGGTCCAGAGGGATACTATCTGGAACGTCTGACCTGCTCCTTACCTTTGATGAGGCAGAG GTTCGTAAAATAATCCGTGTGTGTAAAGGTATCCTGGAGTACCTGGCTGTAGCTGAAGTGGTGGAGACCATGGAGGATCTCATCACTTACACCAAGAACCTGGGACCAG GGATGaccaaaatgtcaaagatgATTGAGGAAAGGCAGCAGGAGCTGACACACCAAGAACACAGACAGATGCTAATCAGCTCGATGAACACCgtcaaagagctgctgcctgTTCTTATAtcag CAATAAAGATTTTTGTAGCAACCAAGAGCAGTCGTGGTGCTGGTGTTGAGGAAGCGGAGAGGAACAGAAGATTCACCTTTGAGAAGTTGAGCGCTGAAATCAATGAGATTATAAGAGTCTTACAGCTAACCACGTGGGATGAAGATGCGTGGGCCAATAAG AAG GATATGGAGGCTTTGAAGAGATCTCTGGCGTTGATTGAGTCAAAGATGGCACAGGCCAAAAGTTGGCTCAAAGATCCTCATGGACAGCCAG GAGACGCTGGTGAAGTTGCCTTGCGTGTGATACTGGATGAAGCTGCTAAGATGGGAGAGCTGTGTGctgggaaggagaggaaagataTACTGGCAACCACAAAGGCTCTGGGGCAAATGACTGACCAGATTGCAGATCTACGAGCCAG AGGGCAGGGCACGTCGCCAGGGTGTGTGCAGCGCGCAGGCCAGTGCTCACAGGGCTTAGATTTGCTATTTGGCAAAGTGGACAGTGCTGCCCGCAGACTGGAGGCTTTAATCAGTGCCAAGCAGGCGATTGCCAGGAGGCTGGACGCTGCACAG GCCTGGCTGGCTGATCCTAACGGTGGTCCCGAGGGGGAGGAGAACATCAGAGCACTGCTAGCAGAGGCCAAACGCATTGCTGATCTGTGTGAAGACCCCAAAGAGAGGGATGACATACTACGCTCCATTAGTGAGATTGCAGGACTCACCGCCAGACTTGTGGAACTACGCAAACA AGGTAAAGGTGACAGCCCAGAGGCCCGTGCACTGGCGAAGCAGATTGGGGCGGCACTGCTTACACTGCAGTCCAAAACCAACCGGGCCGTCGCCAACATGAGGCCGGCCAAGCCTGCAGTCACGCTGGAGGGCAAGATGGAACAGGCTCTCCGCTGGGTGAACAACCCGGGAGTGGACGACAGAGGGGTCG GCCAGGCAGCCATCAGAGGAATGGTCGGAGAAGGCAGAAGGCTGGCGGGAGGCTTGTTAGGCCCGTATCGACAGGACATGATTGGACGCTGTGACCGAACAGAGGCCCTAATGGTATCTTTGGCAGACATGGCTGGTAGGGGAGAGGCTGAGGCTCCTCACGCacgagctgcagctgcacagctACAGGGCAGCCTAAAG GACCTGAGGCAGCACATGCAGGAGGTGATGACCCAGGAAGTATCTGATGTCTTCAGTGACACTACCACCCCCATCAAACTCTTGGCTGTGGCTGCAACTGCTCCTCATGATGCTCCcaacagacaggag GTATTTGAAGAGCGCGCAGGGAACTTTGAGGCCCACGCTGGTCGGCTGGGGGCGACAGCAGAgaaggctgctgctgtgggaaCAGCCAATAAGAGCACAGTGGAGGGGATCCATGCCGCTGTGAAACATGCCAGGGAGCTCACACCACAG GTCACCTCTGCTGCACGGATCTTGTTGAAGAATCCTGGTAACAAAGCAGCATATGAGCACTTTGACACCATGAAGAACCAGTGGATTGATAATGTGGAGAGACTCACTG GTTTGGTCGACGAGGCCATTGACACCAAATCTCTGTTAGATGCTTCTGAGGAAGCTATAAAGAAAGACATAGACAAGTGCAGAGTTGCCATGGCGAATGTTCAGCCCCAGATGCTTGTTGCTGGGGCAACAAGCATAGCAAGACGAGCTAATCGAGTCCTGTTGGTGGCTAAGAGGGAAATGGAGAACTCTGAAGATCCACGATTCAGAGACACCGTAAAACATGTGTCAGATATTCTCTCACACACCATCTCACCCATGGTGATGGATGCCAAGGCCGTGGCTGGGAACATACAAGATAAAG CTTTGCAAAAGGCCTACTTGGACTCATGTCTGAGGATCCTGGCTGCAGTCGGAAAAGTTAGAGAAGCTTTCCAACCTCAGGAACCCGACTTCCCACCTCCGCCTCCTGACCTGGACCAGCTCCAT gtCAGTGATGAGCAGGCACCACCCAAGCCCCCTTTGCCAGAGGGTGAGGTGCCCCCGCCCCGGCCCCCACCCCCAGAGGAGAAGGATGAGGAGTTCCCAGAGCAGAAGGCCGGGGAGGTGCTGAGCGAGCCCATGATGGTGGCAGCCAGGCAGCTCCACGATGAGGCACGCAAGTGGTCCAGTAAG GGTAACGACATCATTGCAGCAGCCAAGCGGATGGCTCTGCTGATGGCAGAAATGTCTCGGCTGGTGCGCGGTGGAAGCGGGAACAAACgagctctgatccagtgtgcTAAGGACATCGCCAAGGCCTCAGATGAGGTGACAAGACTGGCCAAAGAGGTGGCAAAGCAGTGTACCGACAGACGTATCAGGACTAATCTGCTGCAG GTGTGCGAGCGCATCCCAACCATCAGCACTCAGCTGAAGATCCTTTCCACTGTGAAAGCCACCATGCTGGGACGAACAAACATCAGTGAGGAGGAGTCTGAGCAG GCCACAGAGATGTTGGTCCATAACGCCCAGAATCTGATGCAGTCAGTGAAGGAGACCGTcagagaagcagaagcagcCTCCATCAAGATCCGCACAGACGCAGGATTCACCCTTCGCTGGGTGCGTAAGACCCCCTGGTACCAGTAA
- the LOC115054976 gene encoding vinculin-like isoform X3, giving the protein MPVFHTKTIESILEPVAQQISHLVIMHEEGEVDGKAIPDLTVPVAAVQAAVSNLVRVGKETVQTTEDQVMKRDMPPAFIKVENSSSKLVQAAQMLKADPYSVPARDYLIDGSRGILSGTSDLLLTFDEAEVRKIIRVCKGILEYLAVAEVVETMEDLITYTKNLGPGMTKMSKMIEERQQELTHQEHRQMLISSMNTVKELLPVLISAIKIFVATKSSRGAGVEEAERNRRFTFEKLSAEINEIIRVLQLTTWDEDAWANKKDMEALKRSLALIESKMAQAKSWLKDPHGQPGDAGEVALRVILDEAAKMGELCAGKERKDILATTKALGQMTDQIADLRARGQGTSPGCVQRAGQCSQGLDLLFGKVDSAARRLEALISAKQAIARRLDAAQAWLADPNGGPEGEENIRALLAEAKRIADLCEDPKERDDILRSISEIAGLTARLVELRKQGKGDSPEARALAKQIGAALLTLQSKTNRAVANMRPAKPAVTLEGKMEQALRWVNNPGVDDRGVGQAAIRGMVGEGRRLAGGLLGPYRQDMIGRCDRTEALMVSLADMAGRGEAEAPHARAAAAQLQGSLKDLRQHMQEVMTQEVSDVFSDTTTPIKLLAVAATAPHDAPNRQEVFEERAGNFEAHAGRLGATAEKAAAVGTANKSTVEGIHAAVKHARELTPQVTSAARILLKNPGNKAAYEHFDTMKNQWIDNVERLTGLVDEAIDTKSLLDASEEAIKKDIDKCRVAMANVQPQMLVAGATSIARRANRVLLVAKREMENSEDPRFRDTVKHVSDILSHTISPMVMDAKAVAGNIQDKALQKAYLDSCLRILAAVGKVREAFQPQEPDFPPPPPDLDQLHVSDEQAPPKPPLPEGEVPPPRPPPPEEKDEEFPEQKAGEVLSEPMMVAARQLHDEARKWSSKPEDEEAVEEREVDDEDEFTDGEDDYEPELLMMPSNQPVNQPMLAAAQSLHQEARKWSSKGNDIIAAAKRMALLMAEMSRLVRGGSGNKRALIQCAKDIAKASDEVTRLAKEVAKQCTDRRIRTNLLQVCERIPTISTQLKILSTVKATMLGRTNISEEESEQATEMLVHNAQNLMQSVKETVREAEAASIKIRTDAGFTLRWVRKTPWYQ; this is encoded by the exons GTGGGGAAGGAAACAGTTCAAACCACCGAAGACCAGGTGATGAAGAGAGACATGCCGCCTGCGTTCATTAA GGTGGAGAACTCGTCCTCCAAACTCGTCCAGGCTGCTCAGATGCTAAAGGCAGATCCATACTCTGTTCCTGCACGAGATTATCTGATTGACGGGTCCAGAGGGATACTATCTGGAACGTCTGACCTGCTCCTTACCTTTGATGAGGCAGAG GTTCGTAAAATAATCCGTGTGTGTAAAGGTATCCTGGAGTACCTGGCTGTAGCTGAAGTGGTGGAGACCATGGAGGATCTCATCACTTACACCAAGAACCTGGGACCAG GGATGaccaaaatgtcaaagatgATTGAGGAAAGGCAGCAGGAGCTGACACACCAAGAACACAGACAGATGCTAATCAGCTCGATGAACACCgtcaaagagctgctgcctgTTCTTATAtcag CAATAAAGATTTTTGTAGCAACCAAGAGCAGTCGTGGTGCTGGTGTTGAGGAAGCGGAGAGGAACAGAAGATTCACCTTTGAGAAGTTGAGCGCTGAAATCAATGAGATTATAAGAGTCTTACAGCTAACCACGTGGGATGAAGATGCGTGGGCCAATAAG AAG GATATGGAGGCTTTGAAGAGATCTCTGGCGTTGATTGAGTCAAAGATGGCACAGGCCAAAAGTTGGCTCAAAGATCCTCATGGACAGCCAG GAGACGCTGGTGAAGTTGCCTTGCGTGTGATACTGGATGAAGCTGCTAAGATGGGAGAGCTGTGTGctgggaaggagaggaaagataTACTGGCAACCACAAAGGCTCTGGGGCAAATGACTGACCAGATTGCAGATCTACGAGCCAG AGGGCAGGGCACGTCGCCAGGGTGTGTGCAGCGCGCAGGCCAGTGCTCACAGGGCTTAGATTTGCTATTTGGCAAAGTGGACAGTGCTGCCCGCAGACTGGAGGCTTTAATCAGTGCCAAGCAGGCGATTGCCAGGAGGCTGGACGCTGCACAG GCCTGGCTGGCTGATCCTAACGGTGGTCCCGAGGGGGAGGAGAACATCAGAGCACTGCTAGCAGAGGCCAAACGCATTGCTGATCTGTGTGAAGACCCCAAAGAGAGGGATGACATACTACGCTCCATTAGTGAGATTGCAGGACTCACCGCCAGACTTGTGGAACTACGCAAACA AGGTAAAGGTGACAGCCCAGAGGCCCGTGCACTGGCGAAGCAGATTGGGGCGGCACTGCTTACACTGCAGTCCAAAACCAACCGGGCCGTCGCCAACATGAGGCCGGCCAAGCCTGCAGTCACGCTGGAGGGCAAGATGGAACAGGCTCTCCGCTGGGTGAACAACCCGGGAGTGGACGACAGAGGGGTCG GCCAGGCAGCCATCAGAGGAATGGTCGGAGAAGGCAGAAGGCTGGCGGGAGGCTTGTTAGGCCCGTATCGACAGGACATGATTGGACGCTGTGACCGAACAGAGGCCCTAATGGTATCTTTGGCAGACATGGCTGGTAGGGGAGAGGCTGAGGCTCCTCACGCacgagctgcagctgcacagctACAGGGCAGCCTAAAG GACCTGAGGCAGCACATGCAGGAGGTGATGACCCAGGAAGTATCTGATGTCTTCAGTGACACTACCACCCCCATCAAACTCTTGGCTGTGGCTGCAACTGCTCCTCATGATGCTCCcaacagacaggag GTATTTGAAGAGCGCGCAGGGAACTTTGAGGCCCACGCTGGTCGGCTGGGGGCGACAGCAGAgaaggctgctgctgtgggaaCAGCCAATAAGAGCACAGTGGAGGGGATCCATGCCGCTGTGAAACATGCCAGGGAGCTCACACCACAG GTCACCTCTGCTGCACGGATCTTGTTGAAGAATCCTGGTAACAAAGCAGCATATGAGCACTTTGACACCATGAAGAACCAGTGGATTGATAATGTGGAGAGACTCACTG GTTTGGTCGACGAGGCCATTGACACCAAATCTCTGTTAGATGCTTCTGAGGAAGCTATAAAGAAAGACATAGACAAGTGCAGAGTTGCCATGGCGAATGTTCAGCCCCAGATGCTTGTTGCTGGGGCAACAAGCATAGCAAGACGAGCTAATCGAGTCCTGTTGGTGGCTAAGAGGGAAATGGAGAACTCTGAAGATCCACGATTCAGAGACACCGTAAAACATGTGTCAGATATTCTCTCACACACCATCTCACCCATGGTGATGGATGCCAAGGCCGTGGCTGGGAACATACAAGATAAAG CTTTGCAAAAGGCCTACTTGGACTCATGTCTGAGGATCCTGGCTGCAGTCGGAAAAGTTAGAGAAGCTTTCCAACCTCAGGAACCCGACTTCCCACCTCCGCCTCCTGACCTGGACCAGCTCCAT gtCAGTGATGAGCAGGCACCACCCAAGCCCCCTTTGCCAGAGGGTGAGGTGCCCCCGCCCCGGCCCCCACCCCCAGAGGAGAAGGATGAGGAGTTCCCAGAGCAGAAGGCCGGGGAGGTGCTGAGCGAGCCCATGATGGTGGCAGCCAGGCAGCTCCACGATGAGGCACGCAAGTGGTCCAGTAAG cctgaggatgaggaggcagtagaggagagggaggtagatgatgaagatgagttTACTGATGGTGAGGATGACTATGAGCCAGAACTGCTGATGATGCCCTCCAACCAGCCTGTCAATCAACCCATGTTGGCAGCTGCCCAGTCTCTCCACCAGGAGGCGCGCAAGTGGTCCAGCAAG GGTAACGACATCATTGCAGCAGCCAAGCGGATGGCTCTGCTGATGGCAGAAATGTCTCGGCTGGTGCGCGGTGGAAGCGGGAACAAACgagctctgatccagtgtgcTAAGGACATCGCCAAGGCCTCAGATGAGGTGACAAGACTGGCCAAAGAGGTGGCAAAGCAGTGTACCGACAGACGTATCAGGACTAATCTGCTGCAG GTGTGCGAGCGCATCCCAACCATCAGCACTCAGCTGAAGATCCTTTCCACTGTGAAAGCCACCATGCTGGGACGAACAAACATCAGTGAGGAGGAGTCTGAGCAG GCCACAGAGATGTTGGTCCATAACGCCCAGAATCTGATGCAGTCAGTGAAGGAGACCGTcagagaagcagaagcagcCTCCATCAAGATCCGCACAGACGCAGGATTCACCCTTCGCTGGGTGCGTAAGACCCCCTGGTACCAGTAA